Below is a genomic region from Paenibacillus rhizovicinus.
CGGCGGTATCCAGCGCATCCTCGATCATTTGCAGCTTGGCATCGAGGGAATCGATATAATGCAGCGCAACCGCCTCCGCGATTTGCGGCTGGACGGGACTGCCCCATTCCCCTAAATTATGATGCGACAGCACGAGATGCTGCAGTGCCATAACGCGCTCCGAATCCACGGCGATTCCTGCATGGAACGCTGCTTCTGCAATCCATAACGAAGCCAATGAAATATGGCCGATCAATTTCCCCGTATTGCTGTAATCCGATACGATGCCAAGCTCGGACACCATTTCCTCCGGCTTCGCGATATCATGCAGGATGATACCCGCTTTGACCAAGTCCGCATTCAAGAACGGACGCTGCGCGCAGATGAATTCGCCCAGCTCCAGCATCCTCGAGATATGATAGGCAAGTCCCGCATAATAGGCGTGATGATGCGATTTCGCCGCCGGCGAATGGAATAGGCGATCCCCTGCTTTATCGAGGCAGTACGCGACAATCGCACGAATGTCCGCATCGGCGATGCTGTCGGCAACGTTCCGAATGCGAGCGACGAGCGTTTCCGGTTCGACGGGCGCCGCGCGCACGAAATCCGTCAACGTCACGCCGTCCGCTTCCGTCGTTTTCCGAATGCGATTGATTTTCACCTGCAGCTTCTCGCGGTACAGCTGGACGATTCCCTGCACCTTCACGAGCGTCAGCGCCTTGAATTGCTCCTTGTCGCTCTCGGACGCATCCCATAGTTTTCCCGGCACCTGCCCGCTGGCATCCGACAGCGTAATGTTCATGAAATCCTTCGGCGGCGTCGTATTGGTCTGCTTCACTTCGCTCTCCTTGATGAGATAGAAGCCGACGAATTCCTCGCCGTCCCGCAGTTCGTTAATCCGTGTCATCTGCTTTCCCTCCTGCTTGGTTCTCCCAAACCGCCTTCCGCAACGCAAAATCCCCTTCCGGAAGGCAGCGCTGAGTCCATCATACCATGAACTCTTTTTGCGCAGTCTATCGAAAGGGGATATTAATGGTAGAATCGATTGCCTATTCTTCCAGAACGAACGCTACATATCCGTCCGTTTCGGCCCTTCGGCTTCATTCGGCTTCAAATCCGCGCTGCGCTCCGCCCTGTTCGGAAAATGATCGAACGGCAGCGACGGCAGCGTCTGGTACCAATAAGCGACGGCGCAATAATCATCGCTGCGTTCGAAGTAGCAATCTTCCGCCTCGTCGGTGCTGCCCATCGCGCGATAATGTACGAACTGCTCGTCGCCATAATGAAGACGCGCTTGCTCTTTGTTCCCATAGCCCATCTGCTGCACCGTGACCTTCAAGCTGCGTTCAAAATAGATCGGATCGCGCACATGGAAGCGGTAGATCGAATACAAGCCCTGTTTGCCGTCCACGAGCGGCGCGCCTTGGAATGGCGTCAACACTTCCTCCAGCCCCCAGGCCGAGCCCATGTAATCTTCGGCGCCCGTCCCGCAGATCGTCGGGTAGTCGCGGTCGTCGTCGATATAGAATTTCACTTCTCCTTCGCCCCACCAGGAGTTGTTCTCCAAACTCCGTACGCCGAGCGTCGTGCCCAGATACGCGCCTTTTCCCGCTATGCCGTCCGCGATCACGAAATCTTCATGCATCGGACACGGATTGCTGCGCCGGAACCGGGCGTGAAAATACCCCGCGGATTCGTCAAGCTCATCGCCCTGCGTCACGTCGATTTGATAGAACAACAGCCGCACGTCGGATTCGGAATCGTTCTCGACCGTGAACGGCATTCTTCCGGAACGGCATCGGAATCCAGCAATTCAACCCTTTGCCGGCCTGCATCGTGACGCAATCCGACATCATCGGCTTCTGCCGCCCGTGCGCGATGCCGAAGAAATCGCCGATCGGCGCTTCCACGCTCGGATGCTCCTGGTCGTCCCAGTACATGCGCAGAATGACGTTTCGCATATGATCGACATTGCCTGGCGGGATCGTCATCCAGATATGACGGATAACGCCCGGTCCCTCGCAGCGGAGCAGCTCGATGGTTTCGCCTTGGCGGAATCCTTCCAGGCACGGGGAGCCTTTGCGGCCTTGTTTCGTTTGCCCTCCGCTGCCTGCGGCGCCGGTTTTATTTTCCGCGGTGAATGCCCGGCTCTTCGCTTGTTTCAAGTCGTACATCATGGTGAAGCGGCCTCCTCTATGGTTAACGATTGCAACGAGCACCCGAAGCCGTCCAATGGACTCGCCGAATGCTCGTTAATTAGTTCTGGATCGGCATTGGCCGATCCTGCTATTCTTTTACGGAACCAAGCATGATTCCGGTGATGAAGTACTTCTGCATGAACGGATACACGAGCAGGATCGGAATCATCGTAATGACCAGTTTCGCGGCCGTCAGGCTTCGGTTGGATACGGCCAGCAGGCTACGAACCTGCTCCACGTCGCGAATCGTCGTATCGTAATTCACGACAAGCTGTTGAATATACGTTTGCAGCGGGAAGTCCTTCGGATCCATGGAATAGATCAAGCCGTCGAAGTACGCGTTCCAGTTGCCCACGACGACGAACAGCGCGATCGTAGCCATTATCGGCAGGGAGAGCGGCACGTAAATTTGCAGCAATCGCCGCCACGGGCCTGCGCCGTCGATGCTGGCCGATTCCTCCAACTCGGACGGGATATTGCGGAAATAGTTCATCATGAGAATGATATTAAACTGCCCGACCGCGCCAGGAATGACGAGCGCCCAAATCGTGCCGAGCATGTGCAAATCCTTCACCGTAAAGAACATCGGCACTATACTTGGACCGAACAGCATCGTTCCGATGATGATCCACATGTAAACGCCTCTGAACCGAAACGTCTTGTTGCTTTTGGATAGCGGATAAGACGCCAGCACGACCAGCACCATGTTGATGACGAGCGCGAGCACGACGCGTTCGCACGATACGCCCGCAGCCGTGAGAATGGCATGATCCTTGAAGATGGTCGTGTACGTGCTCCAGCTCAATCCAAGCGGATACACCGTGACAAGCCCTGCCGTTGCCTTGGCGCTGTCGCTTAACGATATTGCCAGAATGTTCAGCAGCGGAACGAGCGTAATCACGGCCAGCATCGTCAGAATGCTGTAAATAATCGTGTTGGTAATGATATCGCTTTTCGTTAACCTGATTCCCATCCATTTCACCCCGTTGTCTAGAAAACCTTATATTCGCCATATTTTTCTGCCAGCCATTGCGAGACGAGAATAAATATAAAGGCAACTGCCGAGCGGAACAGTCCGACCGCGGTAGCGAATTCATATTGATTGCTCTGGAAGCCCATGCGATAAATATACGTGTCATAAATATCCGCGACTTGATATACGAGCGGATTGTACAAGTTGAAGATTTGGTCGAAGCCGCCGCTCAATATCCCTTGGAGACTTAATATGAGAATCAGCACTACCGTTCCTTTGATGCTCGGCAGCGTAATATTGACCAATTTAGCCCATCTGGAAGCTCCGTCTACATCGGCCGCTTCGTACAGGTTCGGATTAATGCTTGTCAGAGCCGCGAGGAAAACGATGGCGTTGAAGCCGAAGCCTTTCCAGACATCGGTTACGTACACAATGATCATGAACCAGGTGTCGCTGTTGAAAAACATCGTCGGCCCATGGCTGCTGGATATCCGATGAACCAAACCGTTAACAAGACCGTCGATGGAGAAGAAATCTTTGAAAATACCGGCCAAAATAACCCAGGACAGGAAGAAAGGAAGATAAACGATCGTTTGCACGCTTCGTTTGAACCATCTCAGCTTGATTTCGTGCAGCAGCAGCGCGAAGGCAAGGGCGCAGGAAACGTTGAGCACGATTTTGACCAGCGAGATCGTAACCGTGTTTATCGTTATTTGCTTGAACTCCGGGATTTGGAACAACATTTTGAAATGATCCAATCCTGCCCAAGGCGAGCCCCAGATTCCCTTGACCGGATCGAAATATTTGAATGCCATGATGGAACCAAGCGTCGGATAAATGCTGAAGATCGCCAACAGGACAATGCTCGGCAGCAGCATGAAATGATAGTGGATGCCTTCC
It encodes:
- a CDS encoding carbohydrate ABC transporter permease encodes the protein MGIRLTKSDIITNTIIYSILTMLAVITLVPLLNILAISLSDSAKATAGLVTVYPLGLSWSTYTTIFKDHAILTAAGVSCERVVLALVINMVLVVLASYPLSKSNKTFRFRGVYMWIIIGTMLFGPSIVPMFFTVKDLHMLGTIWALVIPGAVGQFNIILMMNYFRNIPSELEESASIDGAGPWRRLLQIYVPLSLPIMATIALFVVVGNWNAYFDGLIYSMDPKDFPLQTYIQQLVVNYDTTIRDVEQVRSLLAVSNRSLTAAKLVITMIPILLVYPFMQKYFITGIMLGSVKE
- a CDS encoding glycoside hydrolase family 172 protein; its protein translation is MPFTVENDSESDVRLLFYQIDVTQGDELDESAGYFHARFRRSNPCPMHEDFVIADGIAGKGAYLGTTLGVRSLENNSWWGEGEVKFYIDDDRDYPTICGTGAEDYMGSAWGLEEVLTPFQGAPLVDGKQGLYSIYRFHVRDPIYFERSLKVTVQQMGYGNKEQARLHYGDEQFVHYRAMGSTDEAEDCYFERSDDYCAVAYWYQTLPSLPFDHFPNRAERSADLKPNEAEGPKRTDM
- a CDS encoding DUF2961 domain-containing protein: MMYDLKQAKSRAFTAENKTGAAGSGGQTKQGRKGSPCLEGFRQGETIELLRCEGPGVIRHIWMTIPPGNVDHMRNVILRMYWDDQEHPSVEAPIGDFFGIAHGRQKPMMSDCVTMQAGKGLNCWIPMPFRKNAVHGRERFRIRRAAVVLSNRRDAGR
- a CDS encoding ABC transporter permease, producing MKSNRVRNKEGIHYHFMLLPSIVLLAIFSIYPTLGSIMAFKYFDPVKGIWGSPWAGLDHFKMLFQIPEFKQITINTVTISLVKIVLNVSCALAFALLLHEIKLRWFKRSVQTIVYLPFFLSWVILAGIFKDFFSIDGLVNGLVHRISSSHGPTMFFNSDTWFMIIVYVTDVWKGFGFNAIVFLAALTSINPNLYEAADVDGASRWAKLVNITLPSIKGTVVLILILSLQGILSGGFDQIFNLYNPLVYQVADIYDTYIYRMGFQSNQYEFATAVGLFRSAVAFIFILVSQWLAEKYGEYKVF
- a CDS encoding 3'-5' exoribonuclease YhaM family protein, which gives rise to MTRINELRDGEEFVGFYLIKESEVKQTNTTPPKDFMNITLSDASGQVPGKLWDASESDKEQFKALTLVKVQGIVQLYREKLQVKINRIRKTTEADGVTLTDFVRAAPVEPETLVARIRNVADSIADADIRAIVAYCLDKAGDRLFHSPAAKSHHHAYYAGLAYHISRMLELGEFICAQRPFLNADLVKAGIILHDIAKPEEMVSELGIVSDYSNTGKLIGHISLASLWIAEAAFHAGIAVDSERVMALQHLVLSHHNLGEWGSPVQPQIAEAVALHYIDSLDAKLQMIEDALDTAASHEDWTPQVRGLENKAFYRLKL